The Agrococcus sp. SGAir0287 DNA window GAGCTCCACGCCGCCGGTCAGGTCCGCCGGTCGCCATCCCGCCGCCACGAGCGGGCCCAGGCCGATGACCGGCGCGAGCACGCCCGCCGCCGTCCAGATCGTGCCCGTGCGCATGATGCGCTGGACCTCGACGGGCACCGAGTCGACGGACTGGGCCGTCGGGACCTGCTGGAGCTGATCGCTCATGGCATCCACCTTGGGGAAGAGGAACTTGCAGTGACTGCACGATCGTACTCCCGCTGGCTGGATGCTCCACGCCGTCTCGATGCCCCCTTGACGAACGTCAGGTTCGCTCGTAGCGACGCGCGCCGCCGACGACGCCCGACATGCGGAACGGGCCGGTGGTGACGCGCGGCAGCTCTCGGTCCTCGCTCGATGCCGAGTGCTCCGTGTGGAGGCGCTCGTAGGCGGCGACGTCGAGCGGCACGCGTCCATCGATCGCGCGACGCACGCCGGCGTCGTGCACGCCCGCGCCCTCGCGGACGACGCCCGTCATCCACTCGCCGACGGAGCCGGAGCCGTACGAGAACATGCCGAGACGCTGGCCAGAGCGATCGCCCGACTCCAGCAGGCCCGCGAGCGCGCCGGGCAGCGACGCCGAGTACGCGTTGCCGAGCCTCGCGCCGACGTCGAGCGCGGCCTCGTCGAGCGCGGGGATGCCGTCGCCGACGAGCTCGCCGAGGCGCGCGTGCGCCTTGCGCGCCATCTTCGTGAACGGCTGGTGGTACAGGTGCTGGTCGACCTCGGCGAGCGAGCGTCCGCCGCGGGCGTCGAGGTCGCGCCAGGCGCCCTCGAGCGAGTCGAGGTACGCGGAGGTCGACAGATGCCCGTCGACGAGCGCCGTCGTGCGGTCGTTGGGGCGCCAGAAGTCGTCGACGTCGCTCGTGTGCAGGCCGCTGACGGCGTCGAGCTCGACGAGCCGGGGGTCGGCGGAGACGAGCATCGCGACGGCGCCCGCGCCCTGCGTCGGCTCGCCGGGCGACGCGAGGTCGTACCGGGCGACGTCGGTCGCGATGACGAGCGCGAGGTCGTCGGGGCGGCGCGCGACCTGGTCGGCGGCGAGCTGCACGCCGGCGATGCCGCCGTAGCAGGCCTGCTTCAGCTCGACGACGCGCGTCGTCGTGGGGAGGTCGAGCAGGCGGTGCACGAACACGCCGGCCGCCTTCGACTGGTCGACGCCCGACTCCGTCGCGACGAGCACCGAGCGGATGCGGCTCGCGTCGACGCGCTCCACGATCGGCGCGGCGGCCGCGGCGGCCATCGTCACGATGTCCTCGTCGGGCGCGAGCATGCTCATCGCGAGCTGCCCGAGCCCGATCGACAGCTTCGCCGGGTCCACGCCCCGTGCCTCCGCCAGCAGCGACAGGTCGAGCACGTGGTGCCCCGTCGCGATCTGGATGTCGTCGATGCCGACGCTCATGCGTTCCTCCGCTCTCCACGCTCCAGCACGCGATGCGTCGCCATGAGCTCTCCCGGATTGGTCTGGGCTGCCAGCAGCGACAGCTCGCCGCACAGCACGGTCGCGCCGACGAGGGCTGCGAGCCTGCGCGCATCCGCGCCGGGGGCGCCGCCCGAGCGGCAGCCGATGCGCTGCAGCGCGTCCTCGACGACGGGCAGCCCGCCGCCCTTGCCGTTGCCGACGGTGCCGACGATGAGGTTCGGCATCGTGCACGAGAAGTACACGCCCGCCTCCCGCGCCTCGACGTACGTGATGCCCTGCGAGCCCTCGACGATGTTCGCCGCATCCTGCCCCGTCGCGAGGTAGAAGCCCAGCAGCATGTTCGCGTAGTGCGCGTTCGCCGAGCGCAGGGCGCCCGCGATCGTCGAGCCGACGAGGTTCTTGCCGGTGTTCAGCGCCTCGAGCCGCTCGGGCGTCGTGCGCAGCCCGCTGGAGACGAGGTCGCGGGGGATGAGGATGTCGGCGACGACCGAGCGGCCGCGGCCGAGCAGGCCGTTCACGGCCGTCGCCTTCTTGTCCGAGCACCAGTTGCCCGAGATGGAGCCGTACTCGAGCTCGGGCGCGAAGGCGAGGATCGCATCGATGAGCGACTCGGCCGCGGCCGTCGCCATGTTGTGGCCGGAGGCGTCGCCGGTCGAGAAGGCGAAGCGCACGAACAGCAGGCTGCCGACGACCTCGGTGTCGACGTCGATGAGGCGCGCGAAACGGCTCTGCGCCTCGACGACCATCGCGAGGTCGTCCGTGCGGTCGACGATCGTGCGCGACGCGGCGACGGCCGTGGCGGCGTCGTCGGCGCGCAGCAGGATCGAGCGCGTCATGCGCTCGTCGAC harbors:
- a CDS encoding hydroxymethylglutaryl-CoA reductase; its protein translation is MNDVTPIPTSWVGPIRISGNAVTDEVTVPLATYESPLWPSVGRGARISRQVEGGIQVTVVDERMTRSILLRADDAATAVAASRTIVDRTDDLAMVVEAQSRFARLIDVDTEVVGSLLFVRFAFSTGDASGHNMATAAAESLIDAILAFAPELEYGSISGNWCSDKKATAVNGLLGRGRSVVADILIPRDLVSSGLRTTPERLEALNTGKNLVGSTIAGALRSANAHYANMLLGFYLATGQDAANIVEGSQGITYVEAREAGVYFSCTMPNLIVGTVGNGKGGGLPVVEDALQRIGCRSGGAPGADARRLAALVGATVLCGELSLLAAQTNPGELMATHRVLERGERRNA
- a CDS encoding hydroxymethylglutaryl-CoA synthase, translating into MSVGIDDIQIATGHHVLDLSLLAEARGVDPAKLSIGLGQLAMSMLAPDEDIVTMAAAAAAPIVERVDASRIRSVLVATESGVDQSKAAGVFVHRLLDLPTTTRVVELKQACYGGIAGVQLAADQVARRPDDLALVIATDVARYDLASPGEPTQGAGAVAMLVSADPRLVELDAVSGLHTSDVDDFWRPNDRTTALVDGHLSTSAYLDSLEGAWRDLDARGGRSLAEVDQHLYHQPFTKMARKAHARLGELVGDGIPALDEAALDVGARLGNAYSASLPGALAGLLESGDRSGQRLGMFSYGSGSVGEWMTGVVREGAGVHDAGVRRAIDGRVPLDVAAYERLHTEHSASSEDRELPRVTTGPFRMSGVVGGARRYERT